The genomic DNA GTAAAAGGAAATCCTTTGCTTTTTCTTTAGATGCTACAAACGCACCACTGCCATGACGGACTTCCATGATCCCCAGATCGACCAAAACATTGATTGCTTTACGAGTCGTCTCTGGAGAAGCGTTATATGTGCTTGCTAAAGTGGATCTTGCATGGATCTTCTCGCCGATTTGATAACGATTTTCTACGATTCGTTCAGCCAAGTCAACGGCGATCTGTTGATAACGTGGGCGAACCAGTTTGGTTTTTTCACTCATTTTATTCTTCCTCTTTCATCTACTTGTCAGCTAACATCTTACTATGGACGCTTCAAAGAAGCAAAAGTAAACTGGTTTTATTTTTTTCTTCTATACAAGAAATCCGGTAGTTGTCAGTTGATTTTTCCAAACTAAACAGTTCGTATCACACACTTTGAGAATAAAGCGACAACCACGAAAATCAAAAAATTTTCGTGGTTGTCTTTTTGTTTCTTACGCTAAAAAACAAACTTCATTTAACTTGTAAATTTTTTCAAATAGTCAGTACTTACATCAAAATGACGGGCAGGAAATTCTGGGAAATACAGATCACTTGCCCACTGCCATGCTGCTGTATCTGTATGCAAAGGATTTTTATCAGAAGGATCATACGGCCACTGTGCAACCCAACAATTTTCTTTTCCTAGACGTGTCATATCTAGCTTGTTTTCGGTAAACCAAGAAGCACTCGAATAGTGGATGACGTTTTGATAGCCTCCCTGTTGGATCTCTTTTTGGAAAATCAACGCATTATCTGTCACTTTGTCCAAGTTCATCTTTGGATTTTCACTATCGTTGACAACCACAGTTGATGATGGCAGGTTCAACTCTTTCATATAATCCAATAAAAACTGGGCTTCCCCTTTTGTATCAGCTTCTTCATTGAACCACGCATAATGATAGACACTTACTTTTAGACCTGCTGCAACGGCTGAAGCAATCTGTTCAGGAGCAAGCGGATTTTTATACGAGTCTCCTTCAGTCAATTTCACGACTACACCCTTAATGCCATAGTTTTTCATCGTTTGAAACTCTTCACTCGATATCTTGCCGTTATTAGAAGATATGTCAATAAAATCTTTAGCTGGTCTTCCTGATTCGGCAGCGGAGATTCCAGAATCGTCTGTCAGACTTCGAGTGAGTGATTCTGAGAATTGGCTGCTGCTACCTAACTCATGTTGATTTTTTTCAGTAATCATAGGCTTGATTGGAATCAAAGTTGCCTGTGCTGTTCCTCCAACGTAAACTAGTAAAGTAAAACAAATAACACCTACCCATTTGATCATTGTACGCATCTTGGATCGCTTCCTTTTATTGAATTTTCAAAGCATCAACAAGACGTCCTGTTGGCTCCATTTAACCAAAAATCAAGAAATAAAAAAACAGATAACATGACAATTAACTAATTTTTAAACATAACATTGTTATTAAAAAATAAAAATATTGTTAGTTCAATTTTTACAATATTTATCATCTTACTACTATATATAGTAAGTACTCTTTTGACTTTTGCTATTTTGATTCGAGTTTCTCTTTTCGATGATCCCTAGACGCTTCATGATCATTTTTCATTTTGTGAAAAAATTTCTATCTCTAAAATGTATAAATACCTTTTTCTTCTGGTTTTGATCTACAATTATTTCTCTTCTTCTTTCCATCTTTTTGCATACCTTTTTCGTTTGTGATTTTTCGATCGAACATTCATTTATTGGCAAGTAAAGGTTAAAAAAATATTTTTTAACGGAGTTTTCCACAAGCATTTCTGTATTAATACAAGCGAATCTGCACGAGATACTTGTTTTCATTGTTTTTCAAAAACCACAAAACATAGTATTCCACAATTTCCACAACACAAGATGTAGTGTTTGTTGATTGACTTTTTTACTAATAGATTTATACTATTGATTATAGAGAAAACACATGGGCAGGAGGCAAATAATAATGAACGTAAAAATCTTTTCAAAAAATAATTGTATGCAATGTAAAATGGTGAAACGCTTTTTAGCTGAAAATAAAATCGACTTTGAAGAAGTAAATATCGATGAACAACCTGAAGCAATCTCATGGTTAAAAGACCAAGGATTCCAAAGTGTTCCGGTCATCACTTCTGACGCAGCGACTGTCATTGGTTTTAGACCAGATCAACTACGTCACTTAGCTAGCTAAGAATCATTCAAACAGTTGTCAAATAGATCGAGGATTTACTTGATCCTCTGCCACCATGGATTTGATGGACTTACGGATATTCTCCGTAACCTCCCCAAATCCTTTTTTACAGCAATGAACACCACTATATCTTGTGGTCAAACATGTATCATCAAAATCAAAAAGAAGGTTGGGCGTATGTATGAGTCTTAAAAATCTAAAAGATGTCAGCTACTTTAAGCTGAATAATGAAATCAATCGACCAGTCAACGGGCAAATCCCTTTAAATAAAGATAAAGAAGCTTTAGCTGCTTTTTTTGAAGAAAATGTCAAACCAAATACGATGATGTTTCCAACAGTGATCGACAAAATCCAGTATTTGATCGACAACCAATATTTAGAAGCAGAGTTCATTCAATTATATAGTAGTGAATTTATTGAAAAACTTTATCAATTCCTATTCGAACAAAACTTTACATTTAAATCATTCATGGCAGCCTATAAGTTCTACTCTCAATATGCGTTAAAAACAAATGATGGTTCTGCCTACTTGGAATCTTATGAAGATCGTGTCGCATTCAATGCGTTGTACTTTGCGAATGGCGACGAAGAACTAGCCTTAGCTTTAGCTGATGAAATGATCCACCAACGTTATCAACCAGCAACCCCTTCATTTTTGAATGCTGGACGTAAACGTCGCGGTGAACTTGTTTCTTGTTTCTTGACTCAAGTAACGGATGATATGAATTCGATCGGTCGTTCGATCAACTCTGCCTTACAACTTTCACGAATCGGTGGCGGTGTTGGGATCACTCTTTCTAACCTACGTGAAGCCGGAGCGCCGATCAAAGGATACGAAGGTGCAGCTAGCGGTGTTGTTCCAGTAATGAAATTGTTTGAAGATAGCTTTAGTTATTCGAACCAATTAGGACAACGTCAAGGTGCGGGTGTCGTTTATTTAAACGTCTTCCACCCAGACATCATGATGTTCCTTTCAGCAAAAAAAGAAAATGCAGATGAAAAGATTCGCGTGAAGACTTTATCACTTGGTGTGATCGTCCCAGATAAATTCTATGAATTAGCACGTAAAAATCAAGAAATGTATCTATTCAGTCCTTATAGTGTGGAAAAAGAATATGGTGTGCCATTTTCTTATGTAGATATCACTGCGGAATATGACAACTTGGTAGCAAATCCAAATATCCGTAAACAAAAAATCAAAGCCCGTGATTTAGAAAACGAGATCTCTAAATTACAACAAGAGTCTGGTTATCCGTATATCATCAATATTGATACAGCAAATCGTGAAAATCCTGTAGACGGTAAAATCATCATGAGTAACTTATGTTCTGAGATTTTACAAGTACAGACACCTTCTGTCATCAATGGCAAGCAAGAATATGAAGAGTTAGGGACAGACATCTCATGTAACTTAGGTTCTACAAACATCGTCAATTTGATGGACAGCCCTGACTTTGGTCGTTCTGTCCGCACGATGACTCGTGCATTGACGTATATCACAGATGCTTCAGACATTGACGTGGTTCCACCGATCCAAAACGGGAACAAATTGAACCATACGATCGGACTTGGTGCTATGGGACTTCATACTTATTTTGCCAAAGAGCAAATGGAATATGGTTCCGAAGAATCAATTGATTTTACCAATGTTTATTTCATGTTGTTGAATTACTGGACACTTGTTGAAAGTAACAATATCGCACGTGAGAGAAAACAAGTCTTCCATAATTTCGAAAAATCAGCTTATGCAGACGGCACTTATTTTGATAAATATGTCACTGGCGAATTCCAACCAAAATCTGAACGAGTTGCTGCTTTGTTTGATGGTATCTTTATTCCGACTGCCCAAGACTGGGAAAACTTGAAGCAAGCAATCATGAAAGATGGTTTGTACCACCAAAATCGTTTAGCTGTAGCACCTAATGGTTCTATTTCTTATATCAACGATACGAGTGCAAGTATCCATCCGATCACTCGTATGATCGAAGAACGCCAAGAAAAGAAAATTGGGAAAATCTATTACCCAGCGCCTTATTTATCAAATGAAACAATCCCGTATTACACTTCTGCTTATGATATGGATATGCGTAAAGTGATCGATATTTATGCCACAGCACAAAAACATGTGGATCAAGGAATGAGTATGACGTTGTTTATGCGTTCAGAAATCCCAGAAGGTTTGTACGAATGGAAAGAAACGACAAAACAATCCACACGTGATCTAAATATTCTAAGACACTATGCTTTCCACAAAGGAATCAAATCGATTTATTATGTACGTACGTTTACAGACGATGCAGAAGAAATCGGCAGCAACCAATGTGAAAGCTGTGTGATCTAATTTCACTTAGTGATAGAACCGTTACTGGATTTTAATAAAGGAGCATTCTCATGTCAGAAACTTATTATGCAGCGATAAACTGGAATGAAATTGAAGATATCATTGATAAATCGACTTGGGAGAAATTAACTGAGCAATTTTGGTTAGACACACGTATCCCTTTGTCAAATGATTTAGACGACTGGCGTACGCTTTCCCAATTAGAAAAAGATACAGTTGGTCACGTATTTGGTGGATTGACTTTACTTGATACCGTCCAATCAGAAAGCGGGATGGATCAATTACGTAAAGATGTCCGCACGCCCCATGAAGAAGCGGTATTGAACAATATCCAATTCATGGAGTCTGTCCATGCGAAAAGTTACTCTTCGATCTTCAGTACATTGAATACGAAAAAAGAAATCGAAGAAATCTTTGAATGGACGAATACCAATCCTTATTTACAGAAAAAAGCTGAGCGTATCAATGAGATCTACAAAAACGGTACGCCGTTAGAGAAAAAAATTGCGAGTGTCTTTTTAGAAACCTTCTTATTTTACTCAGGATTCTATACACCACTTTATTATTTAGGAAATAATAAATTAGCCAACGTGGCAGAGATCATCAAGTTGATCATTCGTGACGAATCTGTCCATGGCACGTATATTGGCTATAAATTCCAACTAGGTTACAACGAATTACCTGAAGAAGAACAAGAAACATTGAAAGACTGGATGTATAATTTGTTATATGAATTATACGAAAACGAAGAGCGCTACACAGAAGAATTATATGATCCAATCGGTTGGACGGAAGAAGTCAAAACATTCTTGCGCTACAATGCAAATAAAGCATTGATGAATCTAGGAATGGACCCACTATTCCCTGATACAGCAAACGATGTCAACCCAATCGTGATGAATGGGATCTCTACTGGTACAAGTAACCACGATTTCTTCTCTCAAGTCGGAAACGGCTACCTATTAGGTAACGTGGAAGCGATGAAAGATGAAGATTACTTGATTGGTTTAGACTAAACGAAAAAGAGCTTGGATATTGCATCCTCGCTCTTTTTTTGTTTCTCTTTAACCAACTGACAACCTTAGTTCTTCCTATTTTTTATCTAAATAAAGATGTGCTGGATACGTCATATATTCGACAGGTTGCAATTGATCGATCGTGACATAGCCTGCATTGGAATTGATCACTGTCGGTATCCGGTTGATCAACGTAGCGCACGTATGCTTTGGTGTATCTGGTTTGGTTACTTCAAATTGCATACTTGGCGTTCCTTCGATCGACCAAGTACATAGATCTCCTTCACCTGTCTGATAGACTTTTCCAGTACAACCGACTTCCACAACTGGTCCTTGTACCGTTTCGATCGTTGCAACGGCAGACATCCCAATTGCTTCGCCTGCCTTGATTGTCCGCCCCATGGTTTTTGACGGAATATCTTTATCTAAAATGATTGGAACGTTTTTTTGAGAAATGCGTTTGATCGACCAATCCATTTTGGCACAGATCGCTTCAGCGGTCATCCAAGAATAGGAAGGCAAATCGGTTGCATTGGCAATTTCTTTGTCAAATCTTTCTTGATCATAGCCCACACCATGCGCTTCCGCTAACGCTTTTCCATAGTGTTCGACATCATAACTAACTTCCCCACTGATTTTTTGTACATCATTCACGCCAGCAGCCAGCAGCGTTGGAAACGACACCCAGTAAATATCTTGCATTCCTGTTCCTGAAATCGTCACGTTGTTGGCTTTTGCGATTTTATCTAAACGATTGGTTTCTGCAACCGAAGTCGTCCAAGGATACAAAGCTTCTTCACCGATCGTTAAAACATTGACTCCATAGGTCAAGGGTATCTCTAAACTCGGCATGAAATCTTTGATATAACTAGCAATCGTGACTAAAGCGACATCGGCATCACAGTTTTGAAATACTTCATGAGGATCGCTGGAGATTTTAATACCTAAGGCTTGTTCATAGCCTAAATATAAGCCTAGATCTTGACCGATTGCCTCTGGACGATTGTCTACAGCTCCAACGATTTCAATATCTTTTGCCAAGGCATATTTGATAATCTCTTTCGACATTTTTCCACAGCCGACTTGGACCATACGAATTTTTTTAGTCATTTTATTCCCTCACTTTTTTTAAAGATTTTTAAACAAGCTCACGAACATCAACTACTGTTCGCTCAAACACCTCACCTACTTCAGGACAGGTCAGTCTTCCTTTATACGTACTGATACCTGGAATGATTTCTGGATAGGTTTGGATCACGTCAGTCAGTGATTGAGAGGCTAATCCTTTGATATATCTCATCGTGACATTCGTTAAAGCTAACGTAGACGTTTGAGGAACTAAACCTGGCATATTCGCAACCGAGTAGTGGATCACTCCATGTTTAACGAAAGTCGGTTCTTCATGGGTGGTTGGCTGGCTCGTTTCAAAACAGCCCCCTTGGTCAATCGCAATATCCACCAAGATCGTTCCTTCTTTCATTTGCTTCACTAATTCTTCTGTGATAAGATGTGGGGCTTTTTTACCTGGTAATAAGACTGAACCAATCACGATATCACTAGTCAATGCCATTTTCTCAATATTCGTTGGGCTTGAGTAGAGGGTTTTTACTTGCCCATTAAACATCTCTGACAATTCACGTAAGCGGTCGACATTGATATCTAAGATCGTCACATCTGCCCCTAATCCGTGCAAGTAATGCGCGGCACTCACTCCGGCGATCCCACCACCTAAAATAGTTGCCTGAACTGGTAAAACACCGGTTACACCTGAAATCAATTTTCCACTTTGCTTCGCTAAAATCTCCGCACCCAATAGACCCCCTAAACGGCCAGCGACTTCACTCATTGGTGCGAGTAATGGAAATGCTCCGTTTTTCGTAACCATTTCATAGGCAATTGCGGTTGTCCCAGACTTGATCAACGCTTCGGTCAATTCAAGATTTGCGGCTAGATGCAAGTACGTAAATAAAATCAAGTCTTTTCTAAAATATTGATATTCCGATGCTAGTGGTTCTTTGACTTTCACGACGATTTCTGCCGACCAGACTGTCTCTGGATCAGCTTTGATTTGAGCGCCAGCTTCACGGTATTGACTATCTGTAAAGCCTGACCCTTCCCCTGCACGTTCTTCCACATAAACGGTATGACCAGCTGTAACTATCTCTTTTACTCCTGCAGGTGTCACGCCTACACGTTTCTCTGAATTTTTGATTTCTTTTGGTACACCAATGATTGTCATATTATATCCTCCTTTGAATTATTGTTGCTTTTGCCACTCCTCAAAGCCCATATGAATCGCATCGAATAGTTGATCTGCGTTTTCCTTTGAAAAGGTCAACGATGGTGAAATGATAATCGTTTGTAATTCATCACGGAGCAAGACACCTGCATTGATGGCATAATCAGCAACTGCTTGCACATTTTTTGCTGTTTGTTCCACATCATATTTCCCTGTATTCTCAAAATCGATAGCGATCATCAAGCCTTTTCCACGAACATCACTAATGCAGTCATATTTTCCTTCAATACCTTTTAGACGTTCCAATAAATATGCACCGACTTCACGAGCATTTTCAACTAAGTTTTCTTCTTCCACAATACGTAAAGCTTCTAATGCTGCCACGCAGCCGAGCGGGTGTCCACCGTAAGTATGCCCATGGATAATGACATTAGCTCCATTGGTCGCTGATTCGATGCCTTCAACAATGCGTTTGTTAAAAACAGTTGCCCCTAGTGGAACATACCCAGAAGATAATCCTTTTGCTAGAACCATGGCATCTGGTTTGATGCCCCAGCCACGACTACCAAAAAGATATCCTGAACGGCCAAAACCTGTCACAACTTCATCTGCAATCAATAAAATATCATAAGTATCACAAACTTCCCTTAAAGCTGGCCAATAAGAAGTTGGTGGAACGATGATACCGCCAGCACCTTGGATCGGCTCAGCAATAAATGCAGCAATATGATCTGCGCCAATCTGTTCAATCGTTTCAACTAGTTCAGCGATACAGAGTTTTGTCAATTCTTCTGGATCTTGGCAATTCCATTTATTTTTCTTCAAATGTGGAGAAGAAACACGTACACAATCTTGTAAACCTGGACCAATAAATTCCCGATAGATGGGGTTACCACCTATCGACGTTCCACCATAATGCATCCCATGATAGGCTTTTTCCAATGACAGAAATACTTTCTTTGTCGGTTTACCTACTGCTTGCCAGTATTGTCTTGTTATTTTCAACGCAGTATCTACTGAATCACTTCCTCCAGAAGTAAAGAATACTTTCGCCATCTCTTCTTCTTGCGTCATTTGAATGATTTTTTCTGCCAAGTCATATGCCTTGGGATGGGCAATATTCGTAAACAATTGATAGTAAGATAATTTTTCCATTTGATCAGCAATTGCTCGGTTCATTTCAGGGCGATTATGACCAACGTTCATACACCATAATCCACCGACACCATCGAGTAATTTTCTCCCTGTATCATCATAGATAAAATTCCCATCTCCACGTTCGATAACGATCGTTTCTTCTTCACTTGCTCGGGTATCCGTCATCGGATGCCAAAAATACTTTTTCTTGCGATTGTTCATATTATTCTCTCCTTTATCTGCTTTCCTGTTTACATGTTAAGACTAAAGGGTAGAACTACTCTAAGGTCAATCTTTTTTTATTATTTTAATAAAATCGCTTACATTGAAAAAAGTAAAAAATCACTTATATAGAAGAAAAAATACTTTTGTAATTTTATTTGTAAAGCATATTGACCTTAGAACGATTCTAACCTCTAGGATGTGATTGAGGAGGATTGGTAAACATGCACAGCTGATTCAAATAAACAAATTAAAACATTCACAAGAATTGAGGAGGAAAATTTAAATGTCACTATCAGAAACATTGAGCAATGTCATCAACATGGAAATTATCAGTGCGATCACTTCCACACTGTTTATTATATTATTAGGTTACTTTTTAAGAAAGCACGAGATTTTCTCATCAGATGTCGGAAAGACATTGTCTAAGGTCGTCTTAACTGTCGCAATTCCTGCATTAGCTTTTAATTCGTTTATGCAGGACTTGAATGATGAAGTATTGAATCAAGGAATCAACATTTTGATTCTTGGGATATTGGTCCACGTTTTCTTGATTTTTCTAAGTAAATTCTTCTTTTTTAGATATGCACCAAATAAAGAAGACACATTGCGTGTACTCTCTATTTTCGGGTCAACAACATTTTTCGGTATTCCTGTTGTCGGTGCAGTCTTTGGCGCAGAAGGGATTTTGTACGCATCGATTTTTAACATTGGTTATCGTATCTTTTTATACTCTTATGCTTATTTAAAAATGAGTGGATTGAAAATGGCACGCAAGAATATTAAAGAAATGATCTTGAACCCAATCGTATTGGCAACTTTTATCGGATTATTTATTTGGCTCTTCCAAGATAGCTTACCTCAAATTGCTCAGTCTAGTTCTGAATCTGTTGCTTTTTTAAGAATCGATCAGACGTTGCCATGGCTATTTAAACCTTTGACGTTCCTCTCTAGTTTAGCCTCCCCACTCGCTTGGTTGGCAATCGGGATCACATTAGGCGATCTGCCATTCGGAAAAACCCTCAGCAGTCACACCTCTTGGTACTATTCATTCATCAAAGTCATTGTCTTCCCACTTGTGATTTTACTTTCAATTTTACTGTTGAACGCAATGAATATTTTACCAGTGAACGCAGTTGGTCTAAGTACGATAATCATTATGATGGCTACTCCGGCTGCAACAGTTGCGGTTGCTTATGCCATCAACTTTGAAAAAGAAGCAGTACTTGCCTCTAACGCCTCCTTGCTTTCTACACTCTTCTCGATCGTGTTGATCCCTATCTGGATCATCGTCTTAAACTTGCTTGGAAATTAACCCACATTATATAATTAATTAACGAAAGGAAACTATACTATGAAAAATTTAAATGTTGTATGTTATGGTGTTCGTCCTGCTGAAAGATCTCTCTTTCAGCAGTTGAATATCCACGGATTCAATTTGAATCTCGTAGAAGATTTATTGAATGAGACAAACTATACAGAAGCAAAAGGAATGGATGCCGTCATTCTTAGAGGTAACTGTTTAGCAAATCGCATAAATATCGAACGTTTTGCCCAATTTGGGATCAAGTTCCTACTCACACGTACAGTTGGGACAAATCATATTGATTTAATGGCAGCTCACGATCATGGAATGCAAGTCGCGTATGTACCATTTTATTCACCAAATGCAATCGCTGAATTATCTGTTACTTTAGCAATGATGCTTTTACGTAGAACAACTCATACAACGAATAAAACAGCTTCTTATAATTTTACGATTGATCGCTTTATGTTCAGTAAAGAAGTCCGAAACTGTACAGTTGGAATCGTTGGCGTGGGGAACATCGGACTAACAGAAGCAAAACTTTTCAAAGGATTAGGCGCAACGGTGATTGGGAATGATCTATATCCAAGTGAAGAAGCAAAAGCAGCCATCGAATTTAAGTCTCTTGATGACTTACTGGCAGAAAGTGATATCGTCAGTATCCATATTCCTTACATCCCCGGTAAAAATGAACGTTTCATTAATAAAGATTTTATCGAAAAAATGAAGGATGATGCGATTTTGATCAACACTGCTAGAGGAGAATTACAGGATAATCAAGCAATTCTTGATGCGTTGACGAGCAAAAAACTATCTGGATTTGGTACAGATGTCTTGCCTAATGAAGCGCTGATTTTCAACAAAAATTTTGATGAAGATCCGTTATTGATCGATGCAACAGCTAAGGCGCTGATCGATATGTATCCGCGAGTGATCGTTACACCACATATTGGTTCGAATACCGATGAAGCAGTATCAAATATGATCGAAACAAGTTTTGACAATCTCTATAAAATGTTCAATCAATTGGACTGTGCCAACATGCTTTCTAGTTAGGCTGGAGCATTGACAGCAAAGAACTAGCGATCCGATATTGGGACAGAAGTGTTTCCCCTCAACAAATAAGGCGACAACCATGAAAATTGCTCTTCCAATTTTTGTGGTAGTTGCCTTATTTTAAAAGAGACTACTTGATTCCCGCCGTTGATTTGTTTGTATGGTCACAGACAAAAGTGAATCTTACGTTTGTTTTAACTACTTTCCTTTCGATCATCACAAAAAATAGTAAGACAGAATCCCCAGAAAATCAAAGAATACTTTCTGGGGGTCCTGCCTTATTTCAAAGCTGAAAATTTCTGTCAAACCTCAATTATTTTTTACTCGTGTATTTTTCCCTTTGCTGTTAATGCAATAGAGTCATACATATGAGTAGTTGGCTCGTTGATCAAAGTTGCTAGGTACTTCCCTACAGTTTGTCGGCTGATTTCACCAATGAGACTTTTTCCGTTTCTATTCTCGATACGAATATCCTCAATGATCTCTTTATCGGTTAACCAATTGGGGCGGATGATGGTAAAGTCTAGATGACTGTTCTCAATCAAATCTGCTGCAATACGCTGATCCCCTAAATAAGTATCAGGATCGCGATAGTCGCCCAACTCTGCAATTGCTTCTTCGTCATTGAAGTCAACTTCACCGTAGATCCCAAGTGTTGCCATCCAATATACGCGTTTGATCTTATTCTGGTTCATCGCCTCGATCACATGTTTAGCTAAAAGCACCATGTTGTAAGGACCTAAGCAAGAGTAGACGATATCAATGCCTTTCATTGCATGAACCAAATCATCTAGATTCGTCGCATCACCAATGATACTTCGCTCCTTA from Enterococcus mundtii includes the following:
- a CDS encoding NAD(P)H-binding protein — protein: MKKNVLILGASAPIARYSYEFLKNDPTVNVTLFLRNPDKVFDKERSIIGDATNLDDLVHAMKGIDIVYSCLGPYNMVLLAKHVIEAMNQNKIKRVYWMATLGIYGEVDFNDEEAIAELGDYRDPDTYLGDQRIAADLIENSHLDFTIIRPNWLTDKEIIEDIRIENRNGKSLIGEISRQTVGKYLATLINEPTTHMYDSIALTAKGKIHE
- a CDS encoding NAD(P)-dependent oxidoreductase, which encodes MKNLNVVCYGVRPAERSLFQQLNIHGFNLNLVEDLLNETNYTEAKGMDAVILRGNCLANRINIERFAQFGIKFLLTRTVGTNHIDLMAAHDHGMQVAYVPFYSPNAIAELSVTLAMMLLRRTTHTTNKTASYNFTIDRFMFSKEVRNCTVGIVGVGNIGLTEAKLFKGLGATVIGNDLYPSEEAKAAIEFKSLDDLLAESDIVSIHIPYIPGKNERFINKDFIEKMKDDAILINTARGELQDNQAILDALTSKKLSGFGTDVLPNEALIFNKNFDEDPLLIDATAKALIDMYPRVIVTPHIGSNTDEAVSNMIETSFDNLYKMFNQLDCANMLSS